The Planococcus liqunii genome includes a region encoding these proteins:
- a CDS encoding prolyl oligopeptidase family serine peptidase, with product MIVEHEKWNNIPLLHIYPEGKKDESLPTAVFFHGHMSAKEHNLHYAYQMVEKGMRVLLPDAHLHGEREEGLDEVQMSLRFWEVVLTSIEELAYIHKTIHEKQWAKGELGIGGTSMGGITTLGALTVYSWIKAAAVMMGAPNYVQLAKAQMAQFESKGFKLPITDEERKQMLATLGRFDATKNKGIFNKRPVFFWHGEQDTTVPYSPTFSFFKALKEEYEEVPEHLHFMGEKEAGHAVSRPGMLAATRWLAEHTAE from the coding sequence ATGATAGTAGAACACGAAAAATGGAATAACATTCCGCTGCTTCACATATATCCGGAAGGCAAGAAAGACGAAAGTCTGCCTACAGCGGTATTTTTCCATGGACATATGAGCGCCAAAGAACATAACTTGCATTATGCCTATCAAATGGTGGAAAAAGGGATGCGTGTCTTGCTGCCGGATGCACATTTGCACGGGGAGCGGGAAGAAGGCCTTGATGAAGTACAGATGAGCCTCCGCTTTTGGGAAGTTGTTTTAACTTCTATAGAAGAATTAGCATACATACATAAGACCATTCACGAAAAACAATGGGCAAAAGGCGAACTGGGCATAGGAGGGACGTCGATGGGCGGCATTACAACGCTCGGAGCTTTGACGGTTTATTCGTGGATCAAAGCTGCAGCCGTCATGATGGGTGCACCCAATTACGTTCAGCTGGCAAAAGCACAAATGGCTCAATTTGAATCGAAAGGCTTCAAACTTCCGATTACCGATGAAGAAAGAAAACAGATGCTTGCTACACTTGGACGCTTTGATGCTACGAAGAACAAGGGCATTTTCAATAAACGCCCTGTCTTTTTCTGGCATGGAGAGCAGGATACAACGGTGCCGTATAGCCCGACGTTCAGCTTTTTTAAAGCGTTGAAAGAAGAATATGAGGAAGTGCCGGAGCATCTTCATTTCATGGGCGAAAAAGAAGCCGGGCACGCCGTAAGCCGTCCGGGGATGCTTGCTGCCACAAGATGGCTGGCCGAACATACGGCCGAATAA
- a CDS encoding YjzD family protein has translation MQYIGTFLWSFLLISLLNYVVSAVQNVHFDFMLGVYISIGVSVLIFVISAIIPDEPVAEKH, from the coding sequence ATGCAATATATTGGAACATTCTTATGGTCATTTTTATTAATTTCTTTGTTGAACTACGTAGTAAGTGCAGTCCAAAACGTACATTTTGATTTTATGCTGGGCGTTTATATTTCTATAGGGGTTTCTGTCCTGATCTTTGTAATTTCTGCAATTATTCCGGATGAGCCTGTAGCTGAAAAGCATTAA
- a CDS encoding Cof-type HAD-IIB family hydrolase, protein MKQHLIVLDLDGTLLTDQKVISEKTKQTLKHALEAGHQVMIATGRPYRSSEPYYKELGLTTPIVNFNGAFVHHPLNNNWGVHHTPISLDVVHEVVESMHDFNFHNIVAEVLDDVYVHHHDEKLMDIFRFGDPSITAGDLRNYLKVDPTSLLIHAPYEKVGLIHDHLNEVHAEVIDHRRWGAPWHVIEIVKSGLNKAVGLDRVSKSLGISRENIIAFGDEDNDLEMIEFAGVGVAMGNAIDPLKSIANEITLTNNEDGIAELLIDRLKLK, encoded by the coding sequence ATGAAACAGCATTTAATCGTTCTTGACTTAGATGGCACATTATTGACCGACCAGAAAGTCATTTCAGAAAAAACTAAGCAAACCTTGAAGCACGCTTTGGAAGCTGGCCATCAAGTAATGATTGCCACTGGGCGCCCTTACCGTTCAAGCGAACCTTATTATAAAGAACTGGGTTTAACTACCCCGATTGTCAATTTCAACGGAGCATTTGTCCACCATCCACTGAACAACAACTGGGGAGTTCACCATACACCGATTTCATTGGATGTGGTTCATGAAGTTGTCGAATCGATGCATGATTTTAATTTCCATAACATCGTTGCAGAAGTGCTTGACGACGTCTACGTCCATCACCACGACGAGAAACTAATGGATATTTTCCGATTCGGCGACCCTTCGATTACAGCGGGTGATTTGCGGAATTACTTGAAAGTGGATCCGACTTCTTTGCTCATTCATGCACCTTATGAAAAGGTTGGCTTGATCCATGACCATCTTAACGAAGTTCATGCCGAAGTGATTGACCATCGCCGCTGGGGAGCTCCTTGGCATGTCATTGAAATTGTCAAAAGCGGCTTGAACAAGGCTGTCGGCCTGGACCGCGTATCCAAATCACTCGGCATCTCCCGCGAGAACATCATCGCTTTTGGAGATGAAGACAACGACTTGGAAATGATTGAATTTGCCGGCGTCGGGGTCGCAATGGGCAATGCGATTGACCCTTTAAAGAGCATCGCGAACGAAATCACATTGACAAACAACGAAGACGGCATTGCCGAATTATTGATTGACCGGTTAAAACTTAAATAG
- a CDS encoding ABC transporter ATP-binding protein, which yields MTVKYSSDKTAPLLRVKNLQTGFKIDGEFYNAVEGVSFDVNRKKIIGIVGESGCGKSVMSLSIMQLLPSGIGKIRGGEIEFEGENISKLSDKKMNKLRGKDISMIFQEPMTSLNPVFTIGYQIEEVILNHENITKKEARLRSVSLLKSVGIPRADKIVNEYPHQLSGGMRQRVMIAMAIACQPKLLIADEPTTALDVTVQAQILELLKGIQETNDMSIILITHDLGVVAEICDEVIVMYAGKIAERASVDELFNHPKHPYTDLLMKAIPKMDEDVEKLATIDGLVPSIINMPQVGCRFANRCPKAMPECLTVTPQLGAVARDHEAACLLYEESWPEGQKPQKEGATVL from the coding sequence ATGACAGTTAAATACTCATCCGATAAGACGGCACCCCTTCTTCGAGTAAAAAATCTTCAAACCGGCTTTAAAATTGATGGAGAATTTTACAACGCTGTAGAAGGCGTTTCATTTGACGTAAACCGCAAGAAAATTATTGGGATTGTTGGAGAATCAGGCTGTGGAAAAAGTGTAATGTCGCTGTCGATCATGCAGTTGCTGCCATCGGGAATCGGCAAGATCCGCGGCGGCGAAATTGAATTCGAAGGTGAAAACATATCCAAGCTGTCGGATAAGAAAATGAATAAACTCCGAGGAAAAGATATATCCATGATTTTTCAGGAGCCGATGACTTCACTCAATCCCGTCTTTACGATAGGTTACCAAATCGAAGAAGTGATATTGAACCATGAAAACATCACGAAAAAAGAAGCACGCCTCCGTTCGGTTTCACTGCTTAAAAGTGTCGGAATCCCCCGCGCTGATAAAATCGTGAACGAATACCCCCACCAATTGTCGGGCGGGATGAGGCAGCGTGTCATGATTGCGATGGCGATTGCCTGCCAGCCCAAATTGCTGATTGCCGATGAGCCGACTACTGCGCTCGATGTAACGGTGCAGGCGCAGATTCTGGAATTGCTGAAAGGCATTCAGGAAACCAATGACATGTCCATTATCCTGATTACACACGATCTTGGGGTAGTTGCGGAAATCTGTGACGAGGTCATTGTCATGTATGCTGGGAAAATTGCAGAACGGGCGTCAGTAGACGAACTTTTCAACCACCCTAAGCACCCTTATACAGACTTACTAATGAAAGCCATTCCGAAAATGGATGAAGATGTAGAGAAATTAGCGACGATTGATGGATTGGTTCCTTCTATTATAAATATGCCTCAAGTGGGCTGCCGGTTTGCGAACCGTTGTCCGAAAGCAATGCCGGAATGTTTGACTGTAACGCCTCAGCTCGGGGCAGTGGCACGAGACCATGAAGCTGCGTGCCTTCTTTACGAAGAAAGCTGGCCGGAAGGACAAAAACCACAAAAAGAAGGGGCTACTGTTTTATGA
- the fabF gene encoding beta-ketoacyl-ACP synthase II yields MTNRRVVITGVGAVTPLGNNIETTWESVKNGVSGVGPLTRLDADQYPAKVAAEIKDFSIEDYIEKKEARKMDRFTHYALASSIMAMKDANLELDEKTALRTGVWIGSGIGGMETIENQLEVLNNRGVRRVSPFFVPMIIPDMASGQVSIYFGAKAINSCSVTACASGTNSIGDAFKVIQRGDADVMISGGAEAPITRLSVAGFTANTALTTNPDAATASRPFDKNRDGFVIGEGAGIVILEEYEHAKARGAKIYAEIVGYGSTGDAHHITAPAPGGEGAARAMEQALADGGVEKTSIGYINAHGTSTPYNDLFETMAVKTVFGEHAYKLGMSSTKSMTGHLLGAAGGVEAIFTALSLKEGIMPPTINYSTPDEECDLDYVPNEARLGDFTYAMSNSLGFGGHNASIVLKKFKE; encoded by the coding sequence ATGACGAATCGTCGAGTAGTAATCACTGGAGTCGGTGCTGTAACTCCATTAGGAAACAACATAGAGACAACTTGGGAATCCGTAAAAAATGGCGTATCAGGAGTTGGTCCACTGACAAGATTGGACGCGGACCAGTATCCGGCTAAAGTAGCTGCCGAAATTAAAGACTTTTCCATAGAAGACTATATCGAGAAAAAAGAAGCCAGAAAAATGGACCGTTTTACGCATTACGCATTGGCATCATCCATTATGGCGATGAAAGATGCCAATCTTGAGCTGGATGAAAAAACGGCTCTTCGGACAGGCGTTTGGATTGGATCAGGAATTGGTGGAATGGAAACAATCGAAAACCAGTTGGAAGTATTGAATAATCGCGGCGTGCGTCGAGTAAGTCCGTTCTTCGTGCCAATGATTATTCCGGATATGGCATCGGGCCAAGTCTCCATTTACTTTGGCGCAAAAGCCATCAACTCCTGTTCGGTTACTGCATGTGCTTCCGGCACGAACTCAATAGGCGATGCCTTTAAAGTGATTCAGCGCGGTGATGCCGATGTAATGATTTCCGGAGGCGCAGAAGCACCGATCACACGCTTGTCCGTTGCCGGCTTCACTGCAAATACGGCATTGACGACGAACCCGGATGCAGCGACAGCTTCCCGTCCATTTGATAAAAACCGTGACGGATTTGTCATTGGGGAAGGCGCCGGGATTGTGATCTTGGAAGAGTATGAACATGCTAAAGCACGCGGTGCCAAAATTTATGCAGAGATCGTTGGCTACGGTTCTACAGGCGACGCCCATCATATTACCGCTCCAGCTCCAGGAGGAGAAGGCGCGGCCCGTGCAATGGAGCAAGCATTGGCTGACGGCGGCGTTGAAAAAACGTCGATTGGCTATATCAATGCCCATGGAACGAGTACGCCATACAACGATTTGTTTGAAACGATGGCAGTCAAAACTGTATTCGGGGAACATGCTTATAAATTGGGCATGAGTTCAACAAAATCAATGACAGGCCATTTGCTTGGCGCTGCAGGTGGCGTAGAAGCTATTTTCACTGCCTTGTCTCTGAAGGAAGGCATCATGCCGCCGACAATCAACTATAGTACACCAGATGAGGAATGCGATTTGGATTATGTACCAAACGAAGCGCGGCTTGGTGATTTCACCTATGCAATGAGCAACTCATTAGGATTTGGCGGCCACAATGCCTCCATCGTATTAAAGAAATTCAAAGAATAA
- a CDS encoding metal-sulfur cluster assembly factor, producing MDQDMKDSIMGALEQVIDPELGVDIVNLGLVYDVEMSEEGFTVVTMTLTSMGCPMGPQIVDMVKHALYELPEVSEVDVKIVWQPVWGKDKMSRYAKMALGVR from the coding sequence ATGGATCAAGATATGAAAGATAGCATCATGGGTGCTTTGGAACAAGTCATTGACCCGGAACTTGGAGTAGACATTGTCAACCTGGGCCTTGTATACGATGTAGAGATGTCGGAAGAGGGCTTTACTGTAGTCACGATGACATTGACTTCAATGGGATGCCCAATGGGACCTCAAATCGTTGATATGGTAAAACATGCGTTGTACGAATTGCCGGAAGTAAGCGAAGTCGATGTAAAAATCGTCTGGCAGCCGGTATGGGGCAAAGATAAAATGTCGCGTTACGCGAAAATGGCGCTCGGCGTCCGTTAA
- a CDS encoding ABC transporter ATP-binding protein, with the protein MTTRDFIQERIDSLESREVLLDVQNLKTYYPVTGGFFKRVVGNVKAVDDVSFTIRRGETLGLVGESGCGKSTTGRTILRLLKPTDGKILFEGKDITKVSGSKLQKARRDFQMVFQDPYASLNPMQMVGDIVAEPILNYEKRNKEQLEQEIKSLLTRVGLPEEAYYKYAHEFSGGQRQRIGIARALALNPKLIVADEPVSALDVSVQSQVLNLLKDLQKEFDLTYLFIAHDLSVVKHMSDRIGVMYLGNLVELASNRDLYREPLHPYTQALISAIPEPNTAIKKERIVLQGDVPSPQNPPSGCPFHTRCPMAMDICSKEKPPLKEVRPGHHVACLLY; encoded by the coding sequence ATGACAACAAGAGATTTCATACAAGAAAGAATTGATAGCTTGGAAAGCAGGGAAGTTCTGCTGGACGTGCAGAATCTTAAAACCTATTATCCTGTGACCGGCGGTTTTTTTAAGCGAGTGGTTGGCAATGTGAAAGCGGTGGATGATGTTTCTTTCACCATCCGAAGAGGAGAGACACTCGGGCTCGTCGGAGAGTCCGGCTGTGGGAAATCAACGACTGGCCGTACCATACTGCGGTTGTTAAAGCCTACCGATGGCAAAATACTTTTCGAAGGAAAAGATATCACCAAAGTGTCGGGATCCAAACTTCAAAAAGCACGACGCGATTTTCAAATGGTTTTCCAGGACCCTTATGCATCATTGAACCCGATGCAAATGGTTGGAGATATAGTTGCCGAACCAATTCTCAATTACGAAAAGCGCAATAAGGAACAGTTGGAACAAGAGATTAAGTCTTTACTGACTCGCGTCGGACTTCCTGAGGAGGCCTATTACAAATATGCCCATGAATTCTCTGGAGGCCAGCGGCAGCGCATCGGGATTGCCCGAGCACTCGCGCTAAACCCAAAATTGATTGTGGCCGATGAGCCGGTTTCGGCATTGGATGTTTCGGTCCAATCACAAGTATTGAACCTGCTGAAAGATTTGCAGAAAGAATTCGATTTAACTTATTTGTTCATTGCGCATGATCTTAGCGTGGTAAAACATATGAGCGATCGAATCGGAGTGATGTATTTGGGCAATCTCGTTGAGCTTGCTTCAAATAGAGATTTATACAGAGAACCGCTGCATCCCTACACACAGGCTTTGATTTCTGCAATCCCGGAACCGAATACGGCGATTAAGAAAGAACGGATTGTGCTGCAGGGCGATGTACCAAGCCCGCAAAATCCGCCGTCGGGATGCCCGTTCCATACGCGCTGCCCAATGGCAATGGATATCTGCTCGAAAGAGAAGCCGCCATTAAAAGAAGTGCGGCCGGGCCATCATGTTGCGTGTTTGCTGTATTAA
- a CDS encoding beta-ketoacyl-ACP synthase III produces MNAGIIGIGRCLPEDKLTNFDLEKRMDTSDEWIRTMTGIEERRIAKDDQDTSHMALDAAKKAIEDAGIDPAEIGLILVATVTPDQPFPSMSCAIQQEIGAVNAAAMDLSAACAGFMYGLVTAKQFIESDVYKYVLVVGVEKLSKITNWEDRNTAVLFGDGAGAAVLGKVSEGRGILSFELGADGTGGKHLYQDEYLVMNGREVFKFAVRQMGESAANVIEKAGLSQEDVSFLIPHQANIRIMEASRERLGLPIEKMSKTIHKYGNTSAASIPISLVEDVEEGRIKEDDVVVMVGFGGGLTWGAIAMRWGK; encoded by the coding sequence ATGAATGCAGGAATTATCGGCATAGGCAGATGCCTGCCTGAAGATAAGCTAACGAATTTCGATCTGGAAAAACGCATGGATACTTCAGATGAATGGATCCGTACGATGACCGGGATTGAAGAGCGCCGGATTGCAAAAGATGATCAGGACACCTCCCATATGGCGTTGGACGCAGCGAAGAAAGCCATTGAGGATGCTGGAATAGACCCGGCGGAAATCGGTCTGATTCTGGTTGCGACCGTCACACCGGACCAGCCGTTCCCTTCGATGTCATGTGCCATCCAACAGGAAATTGGCGCAGTCAATGCTGCTGCAATGGACCTTTCGGCTGCATGTGCAGGATTTATGTATGGACTCGTAACTGCAAAACAATTTATTGAATCTGATGTATATAAATATGTTCTCGTTGTGGGAGTAGAAAAATTATCTAAAATCACTAACTGGGAAGACCGCAACACGGCTGTGCTTTTCGGTGACGGAGCAGGAGCTGCTGTTCTCGGGAAAGTATCGGAAGGGCGCGGAATCCTTTCCTTTGAGCTGGGAGCGGACGGCACTGGCGGAAAACATTTGTACCAAGATGAATACTTGGTGATGAATGGGCGTGAAGTGTTTAAATTCGCTGTTCGCCAAATGGGCGAATCTGCGGCAAATGTTATTGAAAAAGCAGGGCTAAGCCAGGAAGACGTAAGCTTCCTGATTCCGCACCAGGCGAATATCCGGATTATGGAAGCGTCAAGAGAACGTTTAGGCCTGCCGATTGAAAAAATGTCGAAGACTATCCATAAATACGGCAATACATCTGCAGCTTCTATTCCGATTTCACTGGTCGAAGATGTCGAAGAGGGACGGATCAAAGAAGATGATGTCGTCGTGATGGTCGGCTTTGGCGGCGGATTGACTTGGGGCGCAATAGCAATGAGATGGGGCAAATAA
- the opp4A gene encoding oligopeptide ABC transporter substrate-binding protein, whose product MKNRKIFWLFALILALAAFLAACGGEEDSSSKDNASKDDGKDSAAEGEPQKGGTMVYGIDTPPEGLFNYAFYGIETDAQIIGLFDESLINYNEKLEPEPNVASWTTEDNKVFNFKFKEGVKWHNGEELTVNDWLFAFETIASPDYDGPRYTNVQTIEGAEAFRKGEADTISGVEVVNDYEINITFDQPRVNNLTNLWSYPLPESVLGDVPVAEMSASEWVRTTPIGIGPFKVDKIVPGESVEMSRFDEYWNGDVNLDKIVVRVIDNSSVVGALQNGDVDMISLQPVSGPEVEPLENVDIITYPGLSYYYVGFKLGKFDNEKQTITEELPKYQSKELRQAMMYAINRQEWVDAFFFGYAKVANKPVPTAHWNAADDSELNTYEYDPEKSKEMLDAAGYKDTNGDGFREDPNGDEFVVKFSHYATGNPTFESRAQAITQYWEEVGIKSELEMVEVNLYYEMIEKDDPSIETFFGGWGTGTDPDPSGLWKANQLWNYPRYNNPKSDKLLDDALNIDIVGTDQQKRTDLYIEWQKIVNEEVPMLYIAELEEIVAESKRVGGTKYDVSGSNSPAEWFVTE is encoded by the coding sequence ATGAAGAACAGGAAGATATTCTGGCTATTTGCATTGATTCTTGCCCTTGCTGCATTTTTGGCAGCTTGTGGGGGAGAGGAAGACAGCTCGTCAAAAGATAATGCATCCAAAGACGACGGCAAAGATTCAGCAGCAGAAGGCGAACCGCAAAAAGGCGGTACGATGGTTTACGGAATTGATACTCCACCTGAAGGTCTTTTCAACTACGCATTTTACGGCATTGAGACAGATGCACAAATTATCGGTCTGTTTGATGAATCTTTGATTAACTACAATGAAAAATTAGAACCCGAACCAAACGTAGCTTCTTGGACAACAGAAGACAATAAAGTCTTCAACTTCAAGTTCAAAGAAGGCGTAAAATGGCATAATGGCGAAGAACTGACAGTTAATGACTGGTTATTCGCTTTTGAAACAATCGCGAGCCCTGACTATGACGGCCCTCGCTATACAAACGTCCAGACAATTGAGGGCGCAGAAGCTTTCCGCAAAGGAGAAGCCGATACAATTTCCGGGGTTGAAGTCGTGAATGACTACGAAATCAACATCACTTTTGACCAGCCTCGAGTAAATAATTTAACAAACCTTTGGTCTTACCCGCTCCCGGAATCTGTACTTGGAGATGTTCCAGTTGCTGAGATGTCGGCATCTGAATGGGTGCGTACAACGCCAATCGGCATCGGGCCATTCAAAGTGGATAAAATCGTCCCTGGTGAATCTGTTGAAATGTCACGTTTCGATGAATACTGGAATGGCGATGTGAACTTGGATAAAATCGTAGTCCGTGTAATCGACAACTCTTCAGTAGTTGGCGCTTTGCAAAACGGCGATGTAGATATGATCAGCCTTCAGCCGGTTTCAGGCCCTGAAGTAGAGCCTTTGGAAAATGTAGATATCATTACGTACCCTGGGCTATCTTACTACTATGTAGGATTCAAGCTTGGCAAGTTCGATAATGAAAAACAGACCATCACTGAAGAACTTCCAAAATATCAGAGCAAAGAACTTCGCCAAGCGATGATGTACGCCATCAACCGCCAGGAATGGGTTGATGCTTTCTTCTTCGGCTACGCGAAAGTTGCAAACAAACCGGTTCCGACTGCTCACTGGAACGCTGCAGACGACAGCGAATTGAACACGTATGAATACGATCCGGAAAAATCAAAAGAAATGCTGGATGCTGCCGGATACAAAGATACAAATGGCGACGGCTTCCGTGAAGATCCGAACGGCGATGAGTTTGTTGTGAAATTCTCCCACTATGCAACAGGAAACCCGACGTTCGAGTCACGTGCACAAGCGATTACGCAATATTGGGAAGAAGTCGGCATTAAATCAGAATTGGAAATGGTCGAAGTTAACTTGTACTATGAAATGATCGAAAAAGACGATCCTTCTATTGAAACATTCTTCGGAGGATGGGGAACTGGTACAGATCCGGATCCATCTGGCCTTTGGAAAGCAAACCAATTATGGAACTACCCTCGCTACAATAATCCTAAATCGGATAAATTGCTCGATGATGCTTTGAATATTGATATTGTCGGTACGGACCAGCAAAAACGTACTGATTTGTATATCGAATGGCAAAAGATTGTAAACGAAGAAGTTCCAATGCTTTATATTGCAGAATTAGAAGAAATCGTAGCTGAAAGCAAGCGTGTCGGCGGGACGAAATACGATGTCTCCGGCTCAAACAGCCCAGCTGAATGGTTTGTAACAGAATAA
- a CDS encoding ATP-dependent Clp protease ATP-binding subunit: MVQFANQEQKSPLEQYGRNMVEQAKSGKMDPVIGRDQEIRNVIRILSRKTKNNPVLIGEPGVGKTAIVEGLAQRIVRNDVPEGLKNRTIYELDMSSLIAGAKYRGEFEERLKSVLKQVKDSNGEIILFIDEIHTIVGAGRTEGAMDAGNMLKPMLARGELFCIGATTLDEYRMHIEKDPALERRFQQVMVREPSVEDTVSILRGLKERFELHHAVRIHDRAIVAAAAMSDRYITERFLPDKAIDLIDEACAMIRTEIDSMPQELDETTRRLMQLEIEEQALQKEKDTASITRLETLRKEIAELKESSSGMQQQWKTEKESLKKIQEKREKLDQYRRQLEDAENKYDLNAAAVLRHGKIPELEKELAALEGELKKDGAARLLREEVTDDEIAGIVARWTGIPVTKLVEGEREKLLRLGDTLKERVIGQDRAVELVTEAVWRARAGIKDEQKPIGSFIFLGPTGVGKTELAKSLAANLFDSEDHFIRIDMSEYMEKHSVSRLVGAPPGYVGYEEGGQLTEAVRRNPYSVVLLDEIEKAHPDVANILLQILDDGRITDSQGRLVNFSNTVVIMTSNIGSAYIGAEDTEHNIEDVVMSELRKHFKPELLNRIDDIVIFHALNNSHFYGIAKKMLAELAKRMKQQQLGLEVDDSVIEYIIEAGTDPLFGARPLKRFIQREIETKIARELIKGDLAPNTVLQLGMDYGKLIINKKEA, encoded by the coding sequence ATGGTTCAATTTGCTAATCAAGAACAAAAATCGCCGTTGGAACAATACGGCCGAAACATGGTGGAGCAGGCAAAAAGCGGGAAAATGGATCCTGTAATCGGCAGAGACCAAGAAATACGCAATGTCATCCGCATTTTATCGCGTAAAACCAAAAATAATCCGGTGCTGATCGGTGAGCCGGGTGTCGGGAAAACCGCAATTGTCGAAGGGCTGGCACAGCGGATTGTCCGCAATGATGTGCCGGAAGGTTTGAAAAACCGGACGATCTATGAGCTCGATATGAGCTCACTGATTGCAGGCGCCAAATACCGGGGAGAATTTGAGGAACGCTTAAAAAGTGTCCTGAAACAAGTGAAAGACAGCAACGGGGAAATTATTCTTTTCATTGATGAGATCCATACGATTGTGGGAGCGGGCCGCACGGAAGGCGCCATGGATGCAGGAAATATGCTGAAGCCGATGCTGGCGCGCGGCGAGCTGTTCTGCATTGGTGCTACGACACTGGACGAGTACCGCATGCACATCGAAAAAGACCCGGCGCTTGAACGCCGGTTCCAGCAGGTCATGGTGCGTGAGCCTTCTGTCGAAGACACGGTTTCAATTTTGCGGGGGTTGAAAGAGCGTTTTGAATTGCATCACGCCGTGCGTATCCATGACCGGGCAATTGTAGCGGCAGCTGCGATGTCTGACCGGTACATTACGGAACGGTTTTTGCCGGATAAAGCAATCGATTTGATTGACGAGGCATGTGCCATGATCCGGACGGAAATTGATTCCATGCCGCAGGAACTGGATGAAACCACACGCCGTCTGATGCAATTGGAGATTGAAGAACAGGCGCTGCAAAAAGAAAAAGACACGGCCAGCATTACGCGCCTTGAAACATTGCGCAAAGAAATTGCCGAGCTGAAGGAGTCATCTTCTGGCATGCAGCAGCAGTGGAAAACAGAAAAAGAATCGTTGAAAAAAATCCAGGAAAAACGCGAGAAGCTGGATCAATACCGTCGACAGCTGGAAGACGCGGAAAATAAGTACGATTTGAATGCCGCTGCCGTACTGCGCCACGGAAAAATTCCGGAATTGGAAAAAGAATTGGCGGCTCTTGAAGGGGAACTGAAAAAAGACGGAGCGGCCCGGTTACTGCGGGAAGAAGTGACCGACGATGAAATCGCCGGAATCGTCGCCAGATGGACAGGGATTCCGGTAACGAAACTGGTGGAAGGCGAACGCGAGAAATTGCTGCGCCTCGGCGACACCTTAAAAGAACGCGTCATCGGCCAAGACCGGGCAGTCGAGCTTGTGACGGAAGCGGTATGGCGTGCACGCGCCGGCATCAAAGATGAACAGAAGCCAATCGGTTCATTTATCTTCCTTGGCCCTACGGGAGTCGGGAAAACGGAACTGGCGAAATCGCTGGCAGCGAACCTGTTTGATTCGGAAGACCATTTTATCCGGATTGACATGTCGGAGTATATGGAAAAGCATAGCGTCTCCCGTCTTGTCGGCGCACCTCCGGGCTATGTCGGCTATGAAGAAGGCGGCCAGTTGACGGAAGCGGTCAGACGCAACCCGTACTCTGTTGTATTGCTGGACGAAATCGAAAAAGCGCATCCGGACGTCGCAAATATTCTGCTGCAGATTTTGGATGATGGCCGCATTACAGACAGCCAGGGACGGCTTGTCAACTTCTCGAACACGGTTGTTATCATGACTTCGAATATCGGTTCTGCCTATATCGGAGCGGAAGATACGGAACACAACATTGAAGATGTCGTGATGTCGGAACTTCGAAAGCATTTCAAACCGGAGTTATTGAACCGCATTGACGATATCGTCATTTTCCACGCGTTGAATAACAGCCACTTTTATGGCATTGCGAAGAAAATGCTGGCTGAATTGGCTAAACGCATGAAACAGCAGCAGCTAGGGCTGGAAGTAGATGACTCGGTAATCGAGTACATCATTGAAGCGGGAACGGATCCGCTGTTCGGAGCCCGTCCTTTGAAACGCTTTATCCAACGCGAAATTGAAACGAAAATCGCACGGGAATTGATCAAAGGCGACCTTGCGCCAAATACCGTTCTGCAATTGGGCATGGACTATGGAAAATTAATTATCAACAAAAAAGAAGCGTAA